In the Anguilla anguilla isolate fAngAng1 chromosome 7, fAngAng1.pri, whole genome shotgun sequence genome, one interval contains:
- the ttll1 gene encoding probable tubulin polyglutamylase TTLL1, producing MAGKVKWVTDIEKSVLINNFEKRGWVQVSDSEDWNFYWMSVQTIRSVFSVDTGYRLSDDQMVNHFPNHYELTRKDLMIKNIKRYRKELEKEGNPLAEKDENGKYLHLDFVPVTFMLPADYNLFVEEFRKSPSSTWIMKPCGKAQGKGIFLINKLSQIKKWSRDSRTSTFMAASSGKEAYVISLYIDNPLLIGGKKFDLRLYVLVTTYRPLKCYMYKLGFCRFCTVKYTPSTSELDNMFVHLTNVAIQKHGDDYNHVHGGKWTVSNLRLYLESTRGKEVTNRLFDQIHWIMVQSLKAVAPVMNNDKHCFECYGYDIIIDDRLKPWLIEVNASPSLTSSTANDRILKYNLMNDTLNIVTPNGELPDCRWNRSPPREALGNYQVLYDEEQALSENTERELRSRSGQSLGPKGTRANSLRPTPATWK from the exons ATGGCTGGTAAGGTGAAATGGGTGACTGACATAGAGAAGTCTGTGCTAATCAACAACTTTGAAAAGAGAGGATGGGTCCAAGTGTCTGACAGTGAGGACTGGAACTTCTACTG GATGAGTGTTCAGACCATCAGGAGCGTCTTCAGCGTGGACACCGGTTACCGCCTATCAGACGACCAGATGGTCAACCATTTCCCCAACCACTACGAGCTGACCCGGAAGGATCTAATGATCAAGAACATCAAACGGTACCGGAaagagctggagaaggagggCAACCCACTGGCCGAGAAAGACGAGAACGGCAAATACCTTCACCTAG ACTTTGTTCCTGTGACGTTCATGCTTCCCGCGGACTATAACCTGTTTGTGGAGGAGTTCCGGAAGAGTCCGTCCAGCACCTGGATAATGAAGCCTTGTGGGAAGGCCCAGGGGAAAGGCATATTCCTAATCAACAAGCTGTCCCAGATCAAGAAGTGGTCCCGGGACAGCCGAACCTCCAC GTTTATGGCAGCCTCTAGTGGCAAAGAGGCATATGTCATATCGCTGTATATTGACAATCCCCTGCTGATAGGTGGGAAGAAGTTTGACCTGCGTCTCTACGTGCTGGTGACCACCTACCGCCCGCTGAAGTGCTATAT GTATAAACTGGGATTTTGCAGGTTCTGCACAGTGAAATATACTCCCAGCACCAGCGAATTAGACAACATGTTTGTGCACCTTACTAATGTAGCCATACAGAAACATGGG GATGACTATAATCACGTCCATGGGGGGAAATGGACGGTCAGCAATTTGCGCCTCTACCTGGAGAGCACCAGGGGGAAGGAGGTGACCAACAGACTGTTTGACCAGATTCACTGGATCATGGTCCAGTCTCTGAAGGCTGTAGCA CCAGTCATGAACAATGACAAACACTGCTTTGAGTGCTACGGGTATGACATCATCATTGATGACAGGCTCAAGCCCTGGCTGATTGAG GTGAACGCCTCGCCTTCGTTAACCTCCAGCACGGCCAACGATCGCATCCTGAAGTACAACCTGATGAACGACACGCTGAACATCGTTACGCCCAATGGGGAGCTCCCAGACTGCCGCTGGAACCGAAGCCCACCCAGGGAAGCACTGGGGAATTACCAAGTTTT GTACGATGAGGAGCAGGCGCTGAGTGAGAACACTGAGAGGGAACTGAGGAGCCGCTCTGGCCAGTCCCTGGGGCCAAAGGGCACGAGAGCCAACAGCCTGCGCCCCACCCCGGCCACCTGGAAGTGA
- the mcat gene encoding malonyl-CoA-acyl carrier protein transacylase, mitochondrial, whose protein sequence is MRGCNVLVTSSRTSVISELWPFAFCRRTLSTTVRCSSQNEPPPPTVPSVKLLLDSDDAEPIPQARRKPNDCSVLLFPGQGSQFVGMGRGLLKYGNVKEMFSVAQKILGYDLLALCLNGPKEDLMKTVHCQPAVFVTSLAAVERLSHEAPAAIENCVAAAGFSVGEFAALVFSGAMDFTEALYAVKVRAEAMQEASERVPSGMLSVIGRPEAKYSYACLQAREHCQSLGLQDPVCSVANYLFPDGRVIAGHQQALDFLQKNSRKLNFLRVRPLPVSGAFHTSLMEPAVEPLREVLRKLDISQPSISVYSNVDAKRYMHGSHVRRQLLKQLTSPVKWEQTLHAMYERRQGEDFPHTYEVGPGKQLGSTLQKCNMKAYKNYTHVDVISPEN, encoded by the exons ATGAGAGGGTGTAACGTTTTGGTTACAAGTTCCAGGACATCTGTAATATCAGAACTTTGGCCATTCGCTTTTTGTCGCAGAACTTTGTCAACCACGGTGCGGTGTTCGTCACAGAATGAACCCCCACCTCCGACGGTTCCTTCCGTAAAGCTGCTGTTGGACAGTGATGATGCGGAGCCGATTCCTCAGGCGAGGAGGAAGCCGAACGATTGCTCCGTGTTGCTTTTTCCCGGACAGGGTAGCCAGTTTGTGGGGATGGGGCGAGGACTGCTTAAGTATGGAAATGTCAAAGAAATGTTCAGCGTTGCACAGAAAATACTTGGATATGACTTGCTGGCGCTGTGCTTAAACGGACCCAAGGAGGATCTTATGAAAACGGTTCACTGCCAACCAGCGGTATTCGTCACGTCACTGGCTGCCGTAGAACGATTGAGCCATGAAGCACCAGCC GCTATAGAAAATTGCGTGGCAGCAGCAGGTTTCAGCGTCGGAGAGTTTGCGGCCTTGGTATTCTCAGGAGCAATGGATTTTACAGAAG CCTTGTACGCAGTGAAGGTGCGAGCAGAGGCCATGCAGGAGGCGTCAGAGCGGGTCCCGAGCGGTATGTTGTCCGTGATCGGCCGCCCTGAAGCCAAGTACAGCTATGCCTGTCTGCAAGCCAGAGAGCACTGCCAATCCCTCGGGCTGCAGGACCCTGTCTGCTCCGTCGCCAACTACTTGTTCCCAGATGGCAGGGTTATTGCTGGACATCAGCAG GCTCTGGATTTCCTGCAGAAGAACTCCAGAAAATTGAACTTCCTGCGTGTGCGGCCGCTGCCAGTGAGCGGGGCCTTCCACACCAGCCTGATGGAGCCTGCCGTGGAGCCCCTGAGGGAGGTCCTGAGGAAGCTGGACATCAGCCAGCCCAGTATCTCCGTCTACTCCAACGTGGACGCCAAGCGCTACATGCACGGGTCCCACGTGCGGAGGCAGCTGCTGAAGCAGCTGACGTCCCCGGTGAAGTGGGAGCAGACTCTGCACGCGATGTACGAGAGGAGGCAGGGGGAGGACTTCCCACACACGTACGAGGTGGGCCCAGGGAAGCAGCTGGGCTCCACCCTGCAGAAGTGCAACATGAAGGCCTACAAGAATTACACACACGTTGACGTTATATCACCTGAgaactga